GCGCGTGGCAGGCAGTCATGGTGCAGAGGAGTACAGTAAAGACAAAGGAAAGTCAAAACAGTTTTTTGCTGACATTATTAGTACGTACCAGAATATTGAGCAGCGTATCGCTGATTTCAAGAATTTGCCGTCTGTACTGAAACCGGAATACGATTACAGCATTACTCCGGAAATGAAGCTGTATTACGGGGAAGCCAACGTGTACCTCGGAAAGTATGAGGAAGCGAAGAAGGTTCTCGAACCTTTGTTGACTGCGGCACAGCAGCAGGATCAAAATCGTGCGAAAGTGATGTTGGCAGCTATCCAGAAGAGACAAGGGCAGTCGGTTGACTTGAACCTGTTGGCGCCGACTCTGACGGATCCAAAGCTGAAACAATATTTCGAGGGACTCGCGAAACTGGAACCGTTGCAATAAAACTATACAAGACGAAAGGGGCCTGTCCAAGGTGAATGGACAAGCCCCTTTTTCCATATAAACTCATGAACGATTTCGATAAATCTCCATATTCGCCAAGTCAATTATGAACCGTCCACTTAAGAGAATGTCTAATCCGATCAGTCCGTCAATGTCAGAATCCAAAAGCCCAAAATCCACATACATTTCATTAATCTCAAAACTTCCGAAACGAACCCCATCAACTTTCTTACGGAGAGAACGTTGTTTTCCACCGATTCCACGCATTACTACGATTTTATCATCCTTTTCAGGACCAATGTTCAGCTCTTCTACAGCATCTGCGGAAATGATCGATTTTGTGGCTCGGTGTCGATAACGACATTCTCCAGTGTTTTAAATTTTCCTTGGTGCATGAGGGTGATAGAAGTAAATAAGAGTCCATCAATGAACTCAATTACCATTGGCGTGCCTCCTGATGGAAGGCTTTGTCCTAACTTCCATTACAATCTGTTCTTTAGATGTGTGATACACAAATCGATCACCTTTAGCAATCATGAGTTCTCTCATGGCTTCTTTTGAATCCGGGATCGGTTTGATTACGGAAACCTCTTCAACATATATCTTGTCATTTTTTTCGTATGATTTTAATTCTTCCACAAGTACCCATTGATCCGGATACAGTTTGCAAACTTCGGACCACTGCATATCTGGACTCCCCTTTCAAGGTTCCTCATTCTAATTTTGAAACAAGAGCGCATGATATTCTATAGCAGGCAGTTAAAATACGTTATCGGAAAATAGCCAAACAATAACGATAAGGGACCTTGTTAAATTTATTGATTTATGTGGAGTTTTTGAATCTCCGTCAGTGCTCTGTTTATTCTCATTATAAAATGCTATAATTAACAAAGAAACAAGGAAACACAGAAATTATGAAGACAAAGAATACTTTTTTCCGGGAGGGAATATACTATGGGTACCCAAATTGTAAAAAGAGAGGGAATCCATACAATGGACTTCGAAACAAAAAGAATTAGTGTGTCCGCTAAGAGACAGATCACTATACCGCAAAAGTTCTTTGAAAAATTGGGAATTGGTAGTGAAGTAGATTGTTTTATTCGCGGCGACGAGCTGGTAATTCGCCCAATCCGGACTAATGAGTTTGCTGAAGAAATTTTAAAGGATCTGGTGAATCAAGGATTTCAAGGACAAGAACTTGTCCAAGAGTTTATCAAGATGAGTTCTAAGGTTCGTCCCGCTGTTGTCCGGATGATTGAAGAAGCCGACCGTATTGCACAAAAGACGTCAGGAACCGGAACTGAAAAGACGCGAGAGATCTTTGGTGATGTCATGGAGGATTGAGTGTGTTACGAGTCGACTATTTGCCCCCAGCCGAAAAATACTTCAAAAAATTAAAAGACAAGCAGCTCAAAAAGAAATACTTCGAAGCCATCCGGGAGATCTGTTCGGATCCGACCGTAGGAGATGCCAAAACAGGTGAGTTGGCCGGGATCTATTCCTATGACATTTACCACCAAAAGACGAACTATGAACTGGCTTACCGATTGACGGAGAATGACGAGGGTGAAATTGTCGTGGTAATGATGGCCGGAACTCGGGAAAACTTTTACAAGGAACTTAAACGGTACATGAAGTGAACCAGGTACTATCAAATTCGCGATAAGTTAAAGGTAGGGCCTATTTTAGGAGTGTACCTAATTTGAGGAGTGCATCGGTAATCGTTTCAGGAGGTACTTTACAAACAAATTGTGCTTGTCTTACTCTCCAATTCAAATTTTTAATTTGGTCAACAAGGATACCACCGGTGACTGGCAAGTCAGTGGGTAGGATCACTTCAAAAGGATAGCCTTTTATTTGATTCGTTATTGGGCAGACAATGGCTAGTCCGACTTTTTGGTTATATCCTATGGGGGAAACCACCAAAGCCGGTCGCCTTCCAGCCTGTTCATGCCCGGCTTGGGGGTTAAACTGAAGCCAAATGATATCTCCCCGCTCTGGTATATACGCATGTGGTGTACTGCTTACCATATCTCGTTACCTATCGGATCTGATGTATTTACTTCGTCATGCAAATTTTCAGGGGTAATTTGCGCCAAAAGTTCTTCTAACGTATAGGTTTGGCGACGAATAATGATCATGTCATCTTTGATTTGAATTTCTATGGGTGTCCCGTTCTCGATGTGAGCCTGTTCCGCCATCGATGCAGGGATGCGAATCCCTAAGCTATTACCCCATTTTGTTACATAGGTTTGCATTCTACTCACCTCTTTGTTTATACATAGTATATACCAAAAGTTTTTTTTCGTCACTCACGCCCGA
The sequence above is a segment of the Effusibacillus dendaii genome. Coding sequences within it:
- a CDS encoding retropepsin-like aspartic protease, whose translation is MISADAVEELNIGPEKDDKIVVMRGIGGKQRSLRKKVDGVRFGSFEINEMYVDFGLLDSDIDGLIGLDILLSGRFIIDLANMEIYRNRS
- a CDS encoding AbrB/MazE/SpoVT family DNA-binding domain-containing protein, with protein sequence MQTYVTKWGNSLGIRIPASMAEQAHIENGTPIEIQIKDDMIIIRRQTYTLEELLAQITPENLHDEVNTSDPIGNEIW
- a CDS encoding AbrB/MazE/SpoVT family DNA-binding domain-containing protein, producing MGTQIVKREGIHTMDFETKRISVSAKRQITIPQKFFEKLGIGSEVDCFIRGDELVIRPIRTNEFAEEILKDLVNQGFQGQELVQEFIKMSSKVRPAVVRMIEEADRIAQKTSGTGTEKTREIFGDVMED
- the mazF gene encoding endoribonuclease MazF; the protein is MVSSTPHAYIPERGDIIWLQFNPQAGHEQAGRRPALVVSPIGYNQKVGLAIVCPITNQIKGYPFEVILPTDLPVTGGILVDQIKNLNWRVRQAQFVCKVPPETITDALLKLGTLLK
- a CDS encoding type II toxin-antitoxin system RelE/ParE family toxin; the protein is MLRVDYLPPAEKYFKKLKDKQLKKKYFEAIREICSDPTVGDAKTGELAGIYSYDIYHQKTNYELAYRLTENDEGEIVVVMMAGTRENFYKELKRYMK